The Pseudomonas orientalis genome contains a region encoding:
- a CDS encoding IS3 family transposase (programmed frameshift), protein MSNQRYPEEFKIQAVKQVTEKQLPVSEVAARLGVSVHSLYAWVKRYTKPQEQRVEEDDQSAEVRRLRAELKRVTEERDNLKKGRRVLCQGVRLKYAFIKQQAGHYAIRRLCLTLKVHPSGYYAWLSEPKSARAKDDQRLLGLIKHSWLESGGVYGYRKIHDDLREVGESCGRHRVARLMRLEGLRSQTGYRRRPGKYGGKPAVASPNLLKRQFDVREPNKVWVTDITYIRTYEGWLYLAVVLDLFSRQIIGWSMKSQMTSDVAIDALLMAVWRRKPKQEVMIHSDQGSQYSSSDWRSFLKANNLVASMSRRGNCHDNAVAESFFQLLKRERIKRKIYTTRQDARDDVFDYIEMFYNPKRRHSFNNQLSPVEFEKRYAASLESV, encoded by the exons ATGAGCAACCAGCGTTATCCCGAAGAATTCAAAATCCAGGCGGTCAAGCAAGTGACCGAAAAGCAGCTTCCTGTCTCGGAGGTGGCTGCACGATTGGGTGTGTCTGTGCACAGCCTCTATGCCTGGGTTAAGCGCTACACCAAGCCTCAGGAACAGCGCGTTGAGGAGGATGATCAGAGCGCTGAGGTTCGTCGTCTACGTGCCGAGCTGAAACGGGTGACGGAGGAGCGAGACA ATCTTAAAAAAGGCCGCCGCGTACTTTGCCAAGGAGTGCGGCTGAAGTACGCCTTTATTAAGCAGCAAGCGGGTCATTACGCGATTCGACGGCTTTGCCTGACGCTCAAGGTTCATCCCAGCGGCTACTACGCGTGGCTATCAGAACCAAAATCTGCGCGAGCCAAGGACGATCAGCGACTGCTTGGATTGATCAAACACTCCTGGCTGGAAAGCGGTGGCGTTTATGGCTATCGAAAGATCCATGATGACCTGCGAGAGGTTGGTGAGAGCTGTGGCCGTCACCGGGTGGCTAGGTTGATGCGCCTTGAAGGTTTACGTTCTCAGACTGGGTATCGACGGAGGCCTGGAAAATACGGCGGTAAGCCAGCCGTTGCCTCACCGAACTTACTGAAGCGCCAATTCGATGTCAGAGAACCCAACAAAGTTTGGGTCACAGACATTACCTACATCCGAACATATGAAGGCTGGCTGTATTTGGCCGTGGTGCTCGATCTGTTTTCACGCCAGATCATTGGTTGGTCAATGAAGTCGCAGATGACCAGCGACGTAGCCATTGATGCACTGCTGATGGCGGTTTGGAGACGTAAGCCGAAGCAAGAGGTGATGATCCACTCGGATCAAGGCAGTCAGTACAGCAGCTCAGACTGGCGAAGCTTCTTGAAAGCTAACAACCTGGTAGCCAGCATGAGTCGTCGAGGTAATTGCCACGACAACGCTGTGGCGGAGAGCTTTTTCCAGTTGCTGAAGCGGGAACGGATCAAGCGTAAAATCTACACTACACGCCAGGATGCTCGAGATGATGTGTTCGATTACATCGAGATGTTTTACAACCCAAAACGACGCCACAGTTTCAACAATCAGCTGTCACCGGTAGAGTTTGAAAAGCGTTACGCAGCGAGCCTTGAGAGTGTCTAG
- a CDS encoding nucleoid-associated protein — MATLTDKEIEALKIENFIFHVVHHRADDPILFDDTPLSTFEPFFIDRIKETLKGNKFSFAEISQVKAKLNSWEKGESNFVDISKSLARQFHRLGDKRMKSGVLIVIGLITGAKKFYSLNKYDSEKVVTFETKGAQAILQAVTNNFTESPKALQKSALIDLDSKDSEVVIIDKMSRSGISDFFKEFLGVERLRNSKEMTVDLVKAIKKTVRTHLGDLPPAITSKVAEKVVEIAKKRKDFEVDEFFTDFFGINGQDEIRATFDKELESLNLTGEVFSYDEEELPTNEAKKYVTSEGITINMPARAKGSLTIENGKDETVITIRTSRLRES, encoded by the coding sequence TTGGCCACTCTTACGGATAAAGAAATCGAAGCCCTGAAAATCGAGAATTTCATTTTTCACGTGGTGCATCATCGAGCCGATGATCCGATCCTTTTTGACGACACCCCCTTAAGCACCTTCGAGCCGTTCTTCATTGACCGCATCAAAGAAACCCTCAAGGGCAATAAATTCTCTTTCGCTGAAATATCTCAAGTAAAGGCCAAATTGAATAGTTGGGAAAAGGGCGAGTCGAATTTTGTCGATATCTCCAAGAGCTTGGCGCGGCAATTTCATCGCCTTGGTGATAAACGGATGAAGTCAGGCGTGTTGATTGTAATTGGTTTAATTACAGGGGCTAAGAAGTTTTATTCCTTAAACAAGTACGACTCTGAAAAAGTTGTTACATTTGAAACTAAGGGCGCCCAGGCAATACTTCAGGCGGTTACTAACAACTTTACTGAATCACCAAAAGCGCTGCAGAAATCAGCTCTTATCGATTTGGATTCCAAGGACTCAGAAGTAGTGATCATTGATAAAATGAGCCGCTCAGGAATCAGTGATTTCTTCAAAGAATTCCTGGGAGTAGAGCGCCTCCGGAACTCAAAGGAAATGACGGTAGATTTGGTTAAGGCAATCAAAAAAACTGTAAGGACACACCTGGGTGATCTGCCGCCTGCTATCACATCGAAGGTCGCTGAGAAAGTCGTTGAGATTGCGAAAAAGCGTAAAGACTTTGAAGTCGACGAATTCTTCACAGATTTTTTTGGCATCAACGGCCAAGATGAAATCCGGGCGACCTTCGACAAGGAATTGGAAAGCCTAAATTTGACTGGTGAGGTGTTCTCCTATGATGAGGAAGAGCTACCTACCAATGAGGCAAAGAAATACGTAACAAGCGAAGGCATAACCATCAATATGCCTGCGCGGGCAAAGGGAAGCTTAACTATTGAAAATGGAAAGGATGAAACTGTTATTACTATTCGTACAAGTCGCTTGCGTGAATCATGA
- a CDS encoding Phd-YefM — protein MAALLERADQAVSVTAMVRGFSAKLKEVSSRTTDHLVVFKDNEPAAVIVNVQAYQEMLDELEDLRIEATARDRLANFDPQKAISHADMRTRYARKD, from the coding sequence ATGGCAGCGTTGCTTGAGCGAGCTGATCAGGCCGTATCGGTTACCGCGATGGTTCGAGGATTCAGTGCGAAGCTCAAAGAGGTATCGAGCCGCACCACCGATCATCTGGTTGTGTTCAAAGATAATGAGCCCGCAGCAGTCATCGTAAACGTCCAGGCTTACCAAGAGATGCTTGATGAGCTTGAAGACCTTCGTATTGAAGCGACGGCACGTGATCGATTGGCAAATTTCGACCCACAAAAGGCTATTTCCCACGCAGATATGCGGACTAGGTACGCCAGAAAAGACTAA
- a CDS encoding type II toxin-antitoxin system RelE family toxin, with the protein MVWVVIYHPDTEEDFDKLGSAAANRILDVIEDRIENGEPDKSGKPLSGSLAGCRRIRTGDTRIVYRVDGKKIEVLIVAVGARRDSEIYDTAKKRV; encoded by the coding sequence ATGGTTTGGGTCGTCATATACCACCCGGATACAGAAGAAGATTTCGATAAGCTTGGTTCTGCGGCGGCAAACCGGATCCTTGATGTGATTGAAGACAGGATTGAAAACGGCGAGCCTGACAAAAGCGGAAAACCTTTAAGCGGCAGCTTGGCTGGGTGTCGCAGAATCCGGACGGGCGACACTCGAATCGTCTACCGGGTCGATGGGAAGAAAATCGAGGTTCTAATCGTTGCTGTCGGAGCTCGTCGTGACAGCGAAATTTACGACACGGCTAAAAAACGAGTCTAA
- a CDS encoding CsbD family protein, whose protein sequence is MKSEQVEGVTEKLAGKAQSAVGKLFGDSKLEAEGAGRQAAGQLTQTYGDALDSVSTFVKEKPVAAIAIGAVALLVLDRLLRR, encoded by the coding sequence ATGAAGAGTGAACAAGTCGAAGGCGTTACAGAGAAGCTTGCCGGCAAGGCACAGAGCGCCGTGGGTAAATTGTTTGGTGATTCGAAGCTGGAAGCCGAAGGTGCTGGACGCCAAGCTGCCGGGCAACTGACTCAGACTTATGGCGATGCGCTGGACAGCGTATCGACTTTCGTTAAGGAAAAACCGGTTGCTGCCATCGCGATTGGTGCAGTGGCTCTGTTGGTGCTGGACCGTTTGTTGCGCCGTTGA
- a CDS encoding Lrp/AsnC family transcriptional regulator: protein MPTLDEIDRQLIAALQLNARESVAMLARQLGIARTTVTSRLARLEKTQVITGYGVRLGQRLADGGLQAYVGITVQPRSGKEVLRRLSAMAQVQQLCAVSGEFDYVAWLRTESPEQLDQLLDQIGSVDGVEKTTTSIILSNKLDRGQPI, encoded by the coding sequence TTGCCCACCCTGGACGAGATCGACCGCCAACTGATCGCCGCCTTGCAGCTCAACGCTCGCGAAAGCGTGGCCATGCTTGCCCGGCAACTCGGCATTGCGCGTACCACGGTGACGTCGCGCCTGGCGCGCCTGGAGAAAACCCAGGTGATTACCGGTTATGGCGTGCGTCTGGGCCAGCGCTTGGCGGATGGCGGTTTGCAGGCTTATGTCGGGATTACCGTGCAGCCGCGCTCGGGCAAAGAGGTGCTGCGCAGGTTGAGTGCAATGGCTCAGGTCCAGCAGTTGTGCGCGGTGAGCGGCGAGTTTGATTATGTGGCGTGGCTGCGCACTGAGTCGCCGGAGCAGCTGGATCAATTGCTCGATCAGATCGGCAGTGTCGATGGGGTGGAGAAAACCACGACTTCGATCATTCTCAGTAACAAATTGGACCGCGGGCAACCTATCTGA
- a CDS encoding flavin monoamine oxidase family protein has translation MAKPHRHPTDGKKPITIFGPDFPFAFDDWIEHPAGLGSIPAANHGAEVAIVGAGIAGLVAAYELMKLGLKPVVYEASKMGGRLRSQAFEGAEGIIAELGGMRFPVSSTAFYHYVDKLGLDTKPFPNPLTPASGSTVIDLEGQTHYAQKLSDLPALFQEVADAWADALEAGSQFSDIQQAIRDRDVPRLKALWNKLVPLWDDRTFYDFVATSKAFAKLSFHHREVFGQVGFGTGGWDSDFPNSMLEIFRVVMTNCDDHQHLVVGGVAQVPMGIWRHVPERCAHWPAGTSLSSLHRGAPRAGVKRIAHAADGRFAVTDTYGDTREYAAVLTTCQSWLLTTQIECDETLFSQKMWMALDRTRYMQSSKTFVMVDRPFWKDKDPQTGRDLMSMTLTDRLTRGTYLFDNGDDKPGVICLSYSWMSDALKMLPQPIDKRVKLALDALAKIYPKVDIKARIIGDPITVSWEADPHFLGAFKGALPGHYRYNQRMYAHFMQKDMPAEQRGIFIAGDDVSWTPAWVEGAVQTSLNAVWGIMTHFGGSTHPENPGPGDVFDEIGPIALPE, from the coding sequence ATCGCCAAGCCCCATCGCCACCCCACTGACGGTAAAAAACCCATCACTATCTTCGGCCCGGATTTTCCGTTTGCCTTTGATGACTGGATCGAGCATCCCGCCGGCCTGGGCAGCATTCCTGCCGCCAATCACGGCGCTGAAGTGGCGATCGTGGGCGCCGGCATTGCGGGGCTGGTGGCGGCCTACGAACTGATGAAGCTGGGCTTGAAGCCGGTGGTGTACGAGGCCTCGAAGATGGGCGGTCGCCTGCGCTCCCAGGCTTTTGAAGGCGCCGAAGGCATCATCGCCGAGCTGGGTGGGATGCGTTTTCCAGTGTCGTCCACCGCCTTCTATCACTATGTGGACAAACTGGGCCTGGACACCAAACCCTTCCCCAACCCGCTGACGCCGGCATCCGGCAGTACCGTTATCGATCTGGAAGGCCAGACCCACTACGCGCAAAAACTGTCCGACTTGCCTGCGCTGTTCCAGGAAGTGGCCGACGCCTGGGCTGATGCCCTGGAAGCAGGGTCACAGTTCAGCGATATCCAGCAAGCGATCCGCGACCGCGACGTGCCGCGCCTCAAAGCGCTGTGGAATAAGCTGGTGCCGCTGTGGGACGACCGCACCTTCTACGACTTCGTCGCCACCTCCAAAGCGTTCGCCAAGCTGTCGTTCCATCATCGCGAAGTTTTTGGCCAGGTCGGTTTCGGCACCGGCGGCTGGGACTCGGACTTCCCCAACTCGATGCTGGAAATTTTCCGCGTGGTGATGACCAACTGTGACGACCATCAGCACCTGGTGGTTGGCGGCGTGGCACAAGTGCCCATGGGCATTTGGCGTCACGTACCCGAGCGCTGTGCCCACTGGCCCGCCGGTACCAGTCTGAGCTCATTGCACAGAGGCGCGCCACGGGCGGGGGTGAAGCGCATCGCCCACGCCGCCGACGGTCGTTTCGCCGTCACCGACACCTACGGTGACACCCGCGAGTACGCCGCCGTGTTGACCACCTGCCAGAGCTGGCTGCTGACCACCCAGATCGAATGCGACGAAACCCTGTTCTCGCAAAAAATGTGGATGGCCCTGGACCGCACGCGTTACATGCAGTCATCGAAAACCTTCGTCATGGTCGACCGCCCGTTCTGGAAAGACAAAGACCCGCAAACCGGCCGCGACCTGATGAGCATGACCCTCACCGACCGCCTGACCCGTGGCACCTATCTGTTCGATAACGGCGACGACAAGCCGGGCGTGATCTGCCTGTCCTACTCGTGGATGAGCGACGCGCTGAAAATGCTGCCCCAGCCCATCGACAAGCGGGTCAAGCTGGCACTCGACGCGCTGGCCAAGATCTACCCGAAAGTCGACATCAAGGCGCGCATTATCGGCGACCCCATCACGGTATCCTGGGAAGCCGACCCGCATTTCCTCGGTGCCTTCAAAGGCGCGTTGCCCGGCCACTATCGGTATAACCAGCGCATGTATGCGCACTTCATGCAGAAGGACATGCCCGCCGAGCAACGTGGGATTTTTATCGCCGGCGACGACGTTTCCTGGACACCGGCCTGGGTTGAAGGCGCGGTGCAGACCTCGCTGAACGCGGTGTGGGGCATCATGACCCACTTCGGCGGCAGCACCCACCCGGAAAACCCGGGGCCCGGCGATGTGTTTGACGAGATCGGGCCCATCGCCCTGCCCGAATAA
- a CDS encoding carbon-nitrogen hydrolase family protein, protein MRVALYQCPPLPLDVAGNLTRLRQLAHEAAGADVLVLPEMFLTGYNIGAEAAGALAEAQNGESAQTIADIAQSAGLAILYGYPERAEDGQVYNAVQLIDAHGTRLCNYRKTHLFGDLDHSMFSAGDDDFPLVELNGWKLGFLICYDLEFPENTRRLALAGAELILVPTANMVPFDFVADVTVRARAFENQCFVAYANYCGHEGDIHYCGQSSIAAPDGQRIAQAGLDETLIVGTLERQAILDARAANHYLQDRRPELYGALHKP, encoded by the coding sequence ATGCGTGTCGCCCTGTACCAGTGCCCGCCACTGCCGCTGGATGTCGCCGGTAATCTCACACGCCTGCGGCAACTGGCGCACGAAGCAGCGGGAGCCGATGTGCTCGTGTTGCCGGAGATGTTCCTCACGGGCTACAACATTGGCGCCGAGGCAGCAGGCGCCTTGGCCGAGGCTCAGAATGGCGAGTCTGCCCAAACCATTGCCGACATCGCGCAAAGTGCCGGGTTGGCGATCCTGTACGGTTATCCGGAGCGTGCCGAGGATGGCCAGGTCTACAACGCCGTGCAGTTGATCGACGCCCACGGCACACGCCTGTGCAACTACCGCAAGACGCATCTGTTTGGCGACCTGGACCATTCGATGTTCAGCGCTGGTGACGACGACTTCCCGTTGGTGGAATTGAACGGCTGGAAGCTGGGTTTCCTGATTTGCTACGACCTGGAGTTCCCGGAAAACACGCGCCGCCTGGCCCTGGCCGGTGCCGAACTGATTCTGGTGCCCACCGCCAATATGGTGCCGTTCGACTTTGTCGCCGACGTCACCGTGCGGGCGCGGGCGTTCGAGAACCAGTGTTTCGTGGCCTACGCCAATTACTGCGGGCACGAGGGTGATATTCACTACTGCGGCCAAAGCAGCATTGCCGCGCCGGATGGTCAGCGCATCGCCCAGGCGGGCCTGGATGAGACGTTGATCGTCGGCACGCTGGAGCGGCAAGCGATCCTCGACGCCCGCGCCGCCAATCACTACTTGCAGGACCGTCGCCCCGAGCTTTACGGCGCACTGCACAAGCCCTGA
- the pqqF gene encoding pyrroloquinoline quinone biosynthesis protein PqqF — MPAPVHPHPLHLTLANGLHLCLRHAPRLKRCAAVLRVAAGSHDAPLAWPGLAHFLEHLLFLGTERFPAGEGLMTYVQRHGGQVNASTRERVTEFFFELPVSTFDEGLVRLADMLTHPRLAIDDQLREREVLHAEFVAWSQDAKAQQQVALLKGLAADHPLRGFHAGNRDSLPVERETFQQALREFHQRFYQSGQMTLSLAGPQSQKDLEALAQQFSTQLSPGPLHPQAAPPALMAGQARGYQHAADHHLHQVITCDAPREALAFLCTWLNSAAPGGLLAELKDRRLATAVHASVPYHFGGQAVLDIDFTLDSQSDSTTQIEALLYDWLSFFAHSDWAPLREEFALLTARQQQVQGALALARNDAEELSEQSLAALKAMLDALHLRPATRGWQLPPNNPFLRPPVKEERAGLIRGQTSAHRGLRTFAQDRSRGRRDLAALTFSQALANDTDEGALYLRWRFDCGAPAGLENLLQPLRERAAQAGVELCFETIANDWQVKMLGVHEPMPAVLEALAHCLTTADEHLPPPPSAPMIAIRELLKALPGCCAGVQPTSQATPVSWATARWHGLGAGLPAACEAAIKTASARLPGQPAPLQYPPENLQDQRLWHEINTDSGEAALLLFCPTPTQALSDEAAWRLLGHLLQGPFYQRLRVELQIGYAVFSGIRQLNGQTGLLFGVQSPSASLDEIVEQVQTFLAQLPSLIERSTDMGNEALAQQFTVQSLPITQAADLLWHAHLAGRPSGYLEQLQDLIQTCSRQDVQRAAQQLNDATGGWRCLANGPCTLRAWHSAN; from the coding sequence ATGCCTGCGCCGGTTCACCCTCACCCTCTGCACCTGACTTTGGCCAATGGCCTGCACCTTTGCCTGCGCCATGCGCCGCGCTTGAAGCGCTGCGCCGCCGTTTTACGCGTGGCGGCGGGCAGTCATGACGCGCCGTTGGCATGGCCGGGGCTGGCGCATTTTCTGGAGCACTTGTTGTTTCTGGGAACTGAGCGTTTTCCCGCAGGCGAAGGGCTGATGACCTACGTGCAGCGTCATGGCGGGCAAGTGAATGCCAGCACCCGGGAGCGCGTCACCGAGTTCTTTTTCGAGCTGCCGGTGTCGACCTTCGACGAAGGGCTGGTGCGCTTGGCCGACATGCTTACGCACCCTCGCCTGGCCATTGACGACCAACTGCGCGAGCGCGAAGTGCTGCATGCGGAGTTCGTGGCCTGGTCTCAGGATGCCAAGGCGCAGCAACAGGTAGCCTTGCTGAAGGGCCTGGCCGCTGATCATCCGCTGCGCGGCTTTCATGCGGGCAATCGCGACAGCCTGCCAGTGGAACGTGAGACCTTTCAGCAGGCGCTGCGCGAATTTCATCAGCGCTTCTATCAGAGCGGGCAGATGACATTGAGCCTGGCCGGCCCGCAATCCCAGAAAGACCTGGAAGCGCTGGCGCAGCAATTCAGTACGCAGTTGAGCCCTGGCCCGCTGCATCCCCAGGCTGCGCCACCGGCGCTGATGGCCGGGCAAGCGCGGGGCTATCAGCACGCTGCCGATCATCATCTGCACCAGGTCATCACCTGTGATGCACCGCGCGAAGCGCTGGCGTTTCTCTGCACCTGGCTCAACAGTGCGGCGCCGGGCGGCTTACTCGCTGAACTCAAGGATCGACGCCTGGCGACGGCTGTGCACGCCTCGGTGCCGTATCACTTTGGCGGACAGGCCGTGCTGGATATCGACTTTACCCTCGACAGCCAAAGCGACTCGACCACACAGATCGAGGCGCTCTTGTACGACTGGCTGAGTTTTTTCGCACACAGCGACTGGGCGCCGTTACGCGAAGAGTTCGCCTTGCTCACTGCGCGCCAGCAGCAGGTCCAGGGCGCCCTGGCGCTGGCACGCAACGACGCCGAAGAGTTATCGGAGCAAAGCCTCGCAGCCCTCAAGGCCATGCTCGACGCCTTGCATCTGCGGCCTGCCACGCGCGGGTGGCAGCTTCCACCGAATAACCCGTTCCTGCGCCCGCCCGTCAAGGAAGAACGGGCCGGCTTGATTCGCGGCCAGACCAGCGCCCACCGTGGCTTGCGCACATTCGCCCAGGATCGCTCACGGGGACGACGGGACCTGGCGGCGCTGACCTTCAGCCAGGCCTTGGCCAATGACACTGACGAAGGCGCGCTGTACCTGCGCTGGCGATTTGACTGCGGCGCGCCTGCCGGTCTGGAAAACCTGTTGCAGCCGCTGCGCGAGCGTGCCGCTCAGGCGGGTGTCGAGTTGTGTTTCGAAACCATCGCCAATGACTGGCAGGTAAAAATGCTTGGCGTCCACGAACCCATGCCCGCCGTGCTCGAAGCGCTGGCGCACTGCTTGACCACTGCCGATGAACATCTGCCGCCACCGCCCTCGGCACCGATGATCGCCATCCGCGAACTGCTCAAGGCATTGCCCGGTTGCTGCGCCGGTGTTCAGCCAACGTCCCAGGCAACCCCTGTCTCATGGGCCACCGCGCGTTGGCATGGGCTGGGCGCAGGTTTACCGGCAGCCTGTGAAGCGGCCATCAAAACCGCCTCGGCACGACTGCCTGGGCAGCCTGCACCGCTTCAGTATCCGCCTGAAAATCTCCAGGACCAGCGTCTCTGGCATGAGATAAACACCGATTCCGGCGAAGCAGCGCTGTTGCTGTTCTGCCCGACACCCACCCAGGCCTTGAGCGATGAAGCCGCCTGGCGCTTGCTCGGTCATCTGCTGCAAGGGCCGTTCTATCAGCGCCTGCGCGTTGAACTACAAATCGGCTACGCGGTTTTCAGCGGCATCCGACAGCTCAATGGGCAAACCGGCCTGCTGTTCGGCGTGCAGTCCCCCAGCGCTTCCCTGGATGAAATCGTCGAACAGGTGCAGACCTTTCTGGCACAACTGCCATCATTGATCGAACGCAGCACCGATATGGGTAACGAGGCGCTGGCGCAGCAATTCACGGTCCAGTCACTGCCCATCACCCAAGCCGCCGACTTGCTGTGGCACGCGCACCTGGCGGGTCGACCATCGGGCTACCTGGAGCAATTACAAGATTTGATACAAACCTGCTCGCGGCAAGATGTACAGCGCGCTGCTCAACAGTTGAACGACGCCACAGGCGGCTGGCGTTGCCTCGCCAACGGGCCGTGCACCCTACGGGCGTGGCACTCGGCCAATTGA
- the pqqA gene encoding pyrroloquinoline quinone precursor peptide PqqA, translated as MTWSKPAYTDLRIGFEVTMYFASR; from the coding sequence ATGACCTGGTCCAAACCTGCCTACACCGATCTGCGCATCGGTTTCGAAGTCACCATGTACTTCGCCAGCCGTTAA
- the pqqB gene encoding pyrroloquinoline quinone biosynthesis protein PqqB, with product MFVQILGSAAGGGFPQWNCNCVNCAGFRDGSLRAQARTQSSIAISDDGVNWVLCNASPDIRAQLQGFAPMQPGRALRDTGIGAIILMDSQIDHTTGLLSLREGCPHQVWCTDMVHEDLSTGFPLFTMLTHWNGGLAWNRIELDASFTIKACPNLRFTPLPLRSAAPPYSPHRFDPHPGDNIGLIVEDLRTGGKLFYAPGLGKVDAPLLEIMAGSDCLLVDGTMWDDDEMQRRGVGTRTGREMGHLAQNGPGGMLEVLEQLPKQRKVLIHINNTNPILDEDSPERAELVRRNVEVAYDGMSIEL from the coding sequence ATGTTTGTCCAGATTCTAGGTTCCGCCGCCGGCGGTGGCTTCCCGCAGTGGAACTGCAACTGCGTGAACTGCGCAGGTTTTCGTGATGGCAGCCTGCGGGCCCAGGCGCGTACCCAGTCGTCCATTGCGATTTCCGACGATGGTGTGAACTGGGTGTTGTGCAATGCGTCGCCGGACATCCGCGCGCAGTTGCAGGGCTTTGCGCCGATGCAACCGGGCCGCGCCCTGCGTGACACGGGCATCGGCGCGATCATCCTGATGGACAGCCAGATCGACCACACCACCGGCCTGCTGAGCCTGCGCGAGGGTTGCCCGCACCAGGTGTGGTGCACCGATATGGTCCATGAAGACCTGAGTACCGGCTTCCCGCTGTTCACCATGCTCACTCACTGGAACGGCGGCCTGGCCTGGAACCGTATCGAGCTGGACGCCAGCTTCACCATCAAGGCGTGCCCCAACCTGCGCTTCACCCCGCTGCCGCTGCGTAGTGCGGCGCCGCCTTATTCGCCGCATCGCTTCGACCCGCACCCGGGCGACAACATCGGCCTGATCGTCGAAGACCTGCGCACCGGCGGCAAACTGTTCTACGCCCCGGGCCTGGGCAAGGTCGACGCGCCGCTGCTGGAGATCATGGCAGGCAGCGACTGCCTGCTGGTGGACGGCACGATGTGGGACGACGACGAAATGCAGCGCCGTGGCGTCGGCACTCGCACCGGCCGCGAAATGGGCCACCTGGCGCAGAACGGTCCTGGCGGTATGCTCGAAGTGCTGGAGCAGTTGCCAAAGCAGCGCAAAGTGCTTATCCACATCAACAACACCAACCCGATCCTCGATGAAGACTCCCCCGAGCGAGCCGAGCTGGTGCGGCGCAATGTCGAAGTAGCCTACGACGGCATGAGCATTGAGTTGTAG
- the pqqC gene encoding pyrroloquinoline-quinone synthase PqqC, translated as MTDTPMTPEAFEQALRAKGAFYHIHHPYHVAMYDGRATREQIQGWVANRFYYQVNIPLKDAAILANCPDREIRREWIQRLLDHDGAPGEDGGIEAWLRLGQAVGLDPDQLRSQELVLPGVRFAVDAYVNFARRASWQEAASSSLTELFAPQIHQSRLDSWPQHYPWIDPAGYEYFRTRLGQARRDVEHGLAITLQHYTTREGQERMLEILQFKLDILWSMLDAMSMAYELNRPPYHSVTAERVWHKGITL; from the coding sequence ATGACTGATACACCGATGACCCCTGAAGCATTCGAACAGGCCCTGCGCGCCAAAGGCGCCTTCTACCACATCCACCACCCGTACCATGTGGCGATGTACGACGGCCGCGCCACCCGCGAACAGATCCAGGGCTGGGTCGCCAACCGCTTCTACTATCAGGTGAACATTCCCCTGAAGGACGCCGCGATCCTGGCCAACTGCCCGGACCGGGAAATCCGCCGTGAATGGATCCAGCGCCTGCTCGATCACGATGGCGCGCCCGGAGAAGACGGCGGCATCGAAGCCTGGCTGCGCCTGGGCCAGGCCGTTGGCCTCGATCCCGACCAACTGCGCTCCCAGGAACTGGTGCTGCCCGGCGTACGCTTTGCGGTAGACGCCTACGTTAACTTCGCCCGACGTGCCAGTTGGCAAGAGGCCGCCAGCAGCTCGTTGACCGAACTGTTCGCGCCGCAGATCCACCAGTCGCGCCTCGACAGCTGGCCGCAGCATTACCCGTGGATCGACCCGGCCGGCTATGAATATTTCCGCACCCGGCTGGGCCAGGCCCGTCGCGATGTGGAACACGGGTTGGCGATCACCCTGCAGCACTACACCACCCGTGAAGGCCAGGAGCGCATGCTCGAAATTCTCCAGTTCAAACTGGACATCCTGTGGAGCATGCTCGACGCCATGAGCATGGCCTACGAACTGAACCGCCCGCCGTACCACAGCGTGACCGCAGAGCGGGTCTGGCATAAAGGGATCACCCTATGA
- the pqqD gene encoding pyrroloquinoline quinone biosynthesis peptide chaperone PqqD yields the protein MSFDRSKKPTWRPGYRYQYEPAQKGHVLLYPEGMIKLNDSAALIGGLIDGERDVAAIIAELDQQFPGVPELGDDIEQFMEVARAEHWITLA from the coding sequence ATGAGTTTTGATCGCAGCAAAAAACCGACCTGGCGCCCAGGTTATCGCTATCAATACGAGCCCGCACAGAAAGGCCATGTGCTGCTCTACCCGGAAGGCATGATCAAGCTCAACGACAGCGCCGCGCTGATTGGTGGACTGATTGACGGCGAGCGCGACGTGGCCGCCATCATCGCCGAGCTGGACCAGCAATTCCCCGGCGTGCCGGAACTCGGTGATGACATCGAGCAATTCATGGAGGTCGCCCGTGCCGAGCACTGGATCACCCTTGCCTGA